Genomic window (Sphingomonas japonica):
CCAATCGGGCCGCGCATGGCGCAGTTCCTCGATCAGCGTATCCTCGGCGCGGCGATCGGCCATCGACACGAAATCGGCCGGCCCCTTGCGGCTGACCTGCAGGTGCTGGACCTCGTTGAAATCGCGGCGCAGGCGCGGCGCGGCCTTGCGCACCGCGCGCTCCATCACCGAGATCAGGCCGGAATGCGAAACCATCTAGCGTCCTTCGCCTAGCGGAGGCCCGTCATCGTCGGCATCCGCCGCCGGCGTGGCTGCTTCGGCGGGTTTGGGCATCGGTGCTCCGCAAACCCCTGCCAGCACGATCAGCTGCTGCGTCGCGTCGGTCTCGTCGACCTTCGGGTTCTTGTCGAGCACCTGCTTCGTCGCCTGCGCGATCGTGCTGAGCGAGCGCTCGTACAGGCAGCCGAAGATGCCCTGCTTGGTTTCCGTCGGCACTTCCTTGGAATTAAGCGCGCTGACGATCAGCCCCAGCGTCCGCGACGCGTGTGCCGCCTCTTCCTTGGTCGGCGCGGCGTCCTGTGCCGCTGCGGGCGATGCCAGCAGCGCGGCGCCGACGATGGCGATCGATCGCATCATCTCAATCGGCCCGCTTCACATAGGTGCGTTCATAGACATCGACGACGATCCGGGTGCCTGCGCCGATATGCGGCGGCACCATGACGCGAACGCCGTTCTCGAGGATCGCCGGCTTGTACGACGACGATGCGGTCTGTCCCTTCACCACCGCGTCCGCTTCGGTGATCATCGCCTCGATCGTGTCGGGCAACTGAACGCTGATCGGGCGTTCGTCGTACAGCTCCATGACCACGTCCATGCCGTCCTGCAGGAACTCGGCCGCGTCGCCCAGCACGCCCTTGTCGAGCGTGATCTGTTCATAATTGTCCTTGTCCATGAACGTCAGCGTGTCGCCGTCCGCAAACAGATACTGGAAATCCTTGGTATCAAGCCGCACCCGCTCGACGCTCTCTGCGGAGCGGAAGCGCACGTTGTTCTTGCGGCCGTCGATCAGGTTCTTCATCTCGACCTGCATATACGCCCCGCCCTTGCCGGGCTGGGTGTGCTGGATCTTGACCGCGCGCCAGATGCCGCCTTCATATTCGATGATATTGCCGGGACGAATGTCCACGCCGCTGATCTTCATGGGACCATACCTGTCAGAAAGAGCTGAGCGCGCGGCTTTAGCGGCGCGGCGCTCCGCCCGCAAGCAGCGGGTAGGGATCGATCGGCTGCCCGCCCGACCAGTTCTCGTCCGGGCGCATCCGCGACACGCCGAAATGCAGGTGATAATTGCCGGCCCCGGCGTTTCCCGTATCGCCGACGAAGCCGATCGGCGTCCCCGGCGCAACCGGCTGCCCTTCGGCGAGACCCGGCGCATAGCCAGCCAGATGCGCGTAATAATAGCTCCAGCGTTTGTCCGGAGAACGCACATAGGCGGTGATGCCGCCACCGCCATCGCTGTAGAAAAGCTTCTCGACCGTCCCCGCCGCCGCAGCGACCACCGGTGTCCAACCCGCCGCCATGACGTCTAACCCGGTATGCGCGCGAGCCCCGTCGTCGCGGGCGTCACCGTAATTGGGCGAAAGCGTCTCCGCGCGAACTCCCAGCACCGGGATTGCCAGCTTTCCCGAATATATGACGGGCAGCGATCCGCCACGTGCTCCGTCGGGCTGCGGCGCGGATACGGAAGGGGCGCGCATGGCCCGCGTATCGGGACCGCCAAATCGCAGCATCGACCCGAAAATCGCGATCCCCAGCACGATCAGCGCCAGGATCGCCCAGCCCAGCCGTGTCATCGCGTCACCGCTGAAAAACCGCCTTGGTGCCGGGCTTGATCATCAGCGACAGCCGCGCCGCGTCCCAGTTGGTCAGCCGGATACAGCCATTGCTCTCGGTCCGGCCGATCTTCTCGGGCTCGGGCGTGCCGTGGATGCCGTAATGTTCCTTCGACAAGTCCATCCACACCACCCCCACCGGCCCGTTCGGACCTGCGGGAAGTTGCGCCTTCTTGGCGCCCGGCTTCGACGTGCTGAGCAGCGACGGCGTGTAGGCATAGGTCGGGTTGTACGACGACCCCTTGATCGTCCACTCCCCGATCGGCAGCGGAAACTCGCTCGATCCCATCGTCGCTGAAAATTGCGCGACGAGCCGGTCGCCGTCGAGCACCTTGAGCACGCCTTCCGACTCGTCAACCACTACCCGGTCGCCGCTCGGCTGCGTCGCATCGACGTTGAGCGTGCGCAGCGTCGCGCGCCAGTCCTCCGGCAGCTTCGAATCGTAATCGCGTGAGGTCGGCAGCGCGTTGGGGAATACGATCTTCGTCCCCGGCTTGAGCGGCGTCGCAGCGCTGTTCAGTTCGAGCAGCACCGACGGCTTGGTGTGGAACATCTCGGCCAGCTTCTCCATCGGCGAGCGATAGGAAATATGGTCGAGTTCCGCCTGTTCGTTGAGGTCGCTCGGCAATTCGGGATTGTACGGACCCGCCAGCGCGCCCGGCGTCAGGGTCAGCGTGCGCGTCGGCCGCAGCTTGGCGAAGGGATGCAACGCGCGTAGGGTCGCCTGGTCCATCTTGCCGGTGACGGGCAGGTTACGCGACGTTTGGAACCCGCGCAGCGCCGCGGTCAGCGATTGTCCCTCGCGTCCATCAAGAACCCCGGGACCGAAGCCAAGATGATCGAGGATCACCTGGACGTGCAGGACGCTGCGGTCGATTACCGTTTTCGCGATCTTTGTCTGAGCCGGGGCGCTGACCGTGGCCGAGGTGGTATCGGCCGCTTCGCCACGATCGGGTACTGCGAACACCATTGCAGCGGCGGCGGCCGTCGCGACCCCGGCGGTCCCGATCAATACGCGGTCGAACATGCCACCCTCCTTACGCTTTTACCTGAATGGGATAAGCGTTTGAGGCCGCAGTTGTTCCGTGAACGATCCGAAAGCCTAGCGTGCGATTGCCTCGCCGAAGCGGCGAACCGCGTCGGCCTCGTCCCCGCCCCACACCGCATTGCACACCGCGATGAAATCCGCCCCGGCCTCCACCAGCGGGCGGGCGTTATCTGGGGTGATGCCGCCGATCGCCACTGCCGGGATCTCGAACATCGTTGCCCACCATGACAGGATCACCGGGTCGGGTACGTGTCGCACGTCCTTGGTCGTGGTGGGATAGAAGGCACCGAAGGCGACATAGTCGGCACCCGCTTCGCCTGCTTCCATCGCGAGATGTCGGCTGTCGTGGCAGGTCACGCCGATCTGCGCGGTCGGCCCGAGTGCCGCCCGCGCATCGCGCGGATCGCCGTCGCTCTGCCCGAGATGCACCCCGTCGGCGCCGAGCCTCTTGGCCAGCGCGACGTCGTCGTTGACGATGAACGCTACCTCCGCGTCGGCACAGATGCGCTGCAGCGGTTCGGCAAGCGCCGCCGCCTTGTGCTGGTCGATGCCCTTAACCCGGAACTGGAACGCCGCGACCGGCCCTGCGTCAAGCGCGCGGATCAGCCGGTCCGCGAACCCGCCCGACACATCGAGCGGCGAGATAAGGTAGAGCTGGCATGGCGGTCGCCGGTCGTCCCGCCGAAACTGCTCGGCAAAATCGGGGGCGAGCGGGCCAAGCGGGTCCTGTTCGAGTTGGGTCATGGCCGCGGCGATAGCCGTCAACGCCCGCCGGTCAACCTCGGACGCGCGTCACCCGGCTTTTGCCGCGGCGGTCGACGCCGCATGGATGTCGTCGATCGCTTCGCCCAGCGCTGCATCGAAGGCATCGTCGCTCATCCCGTCACGCAGATCCTCCAGCAGGGCGCGGCTGAAGCTGGCGATGATACCGTCGTTCCTGGCGAGTTCGGCACATGCCTCGCGGCGAGAAAACCCGCCCGAAAGCGCGACGACGCGCAGCACGCGCGGGTGATCGACGAGCGGCTTGAACAGGTTGGCAGTCTCCGGCAGCGACAGCTTGAGCATCACCCTCGCTCCGCCCTGCATCGCATCAAGCGCATTCAGCAGAGCGTCGCGCAGCAAGCGGTCCGCCTCTCCCCGCTCGGCGCTGCGGACGTTGACCTCGGGCTCAAGGATCGGGACGAGGCCGCCCGCCAGCACCTGCTGCGCGACCGCCATCTGCTGATCGACGATCGCCGCGATGCCGTCCGGGTCGGCAAGATGGATCACCGAACGCGCCTTCGTGCCGAACACCCCGAGCGCCTTCGCCCTTGTCAGCAGGGCCTCAAGATCACGGATCGGCTTCATCACCTGCACGCCGTCGCGCTCGGGCTCGAGCCCCTTGTCGATCTTGAGAAACGGGACCACGCCGCGAGCGATCAGCGCCTCGGGCACCGGAATGCCGCCGATCTCTCCGTCCATCGTGCGTTCGAACAGGATCGCGCCGATCACCTTGCCACCGCCGAAGCAGGGCGACGTTATGATCCGGCTGCGCATCGCATGGATCAGCGCGAACATCTCCTCGTCCGACGTCCATGCGGCTTGTTCCACGCCATAGCCGGTCAGCGCTTTCGGGGTTGAGCCGCCTGACTGGTCGAGCGCGGCGATGAACCCCTGCCCATGCGCGATCCGGTCGGTCATCTCGGAAAAGTTCACGGCAAACCCCCTGCGCTGCGCTGTCAGGAGCCGCGGATACCGCGCACCCACCAGTGCCGCAACGCCAACAAACGGCAATCCGATTGGGCTATTCGCGGTCGCGGCGCAGCGCCGCCACGCCGGGCAGATCCTTGCCTTCCATCCACTCCAGAAACGCTCCACCGGCGGTCGAGACGAAAGTCATCTCGCCCGCCACTCCAGCCTGGTTGAGCGCCGCGACGGTGTCGCCGCCGCCCGCCACCGACACCAGCGAGCCTTCGCGGGTGAGCGCCGCCGCAGTCCGCGCCAGCGCCATCGTCGCGGTGTCAAATGGCGACGTCTCGAACGCGCCGAGCGGGCCGTTCCACACCAGCGTGCGGCAATTTTTCAGCACATCGGCCAGTGCCTCGGTCGCGGCGGGGCCGATGTCGAGGATCATCTCGTCCGCCGCCACCTCGTGCACGTTGCACGTGCGCAGTGATGGCGGATTGGCAGCGAATTCCTTCGCGACGACGACATCGTAGGGAAGATGGATCGTGCAACCGGCCTTGTCGGCAGCCTCGAAGATCGCCTCCGCAGTATCGGTCAGGTCATGCTCGCACAGCGACTTGCCGACATCGACCCCGCGCGCGGCGAGGAAGGTGTTGGCCATGCCGCCGCCGATGATCAGGTGATCGACCTGCCCGACGAGATGGCGCAGCACGTCGAGCTTGGTCGAAACCTTGGCCCCTCCGACCACCGCCGCGACGGGATGCTCGGGATTGCCGAGCGCCTTGTCGAGCGCGTCGAGTTCGGCCTGCATCTGGCGCCCCGCGAAGGCCGGCAGGCGATGTGCCAGCCCTTCGGTCGAGGCATGCGCGCGGTGCGCGGCGGAAAAGGCGTCGTTGACGTACAGATCGCCGAGTGCGGCGAAGCGCGCAGCCACCTCAGGATCGTTCCGTTCCTCCCCGCCGAAAAAGCGCGTATTTTCGAGTAGCCCGATATCGCCCGGCGACATCAGCGCGATCGCCTCGGTATCGCTCTCCCAATCGATATAGCGTACTTGACGGCCAAGCACTTCGGACAGCGGCCGGGTGATCAGCGACGTCGAATATTCGGGGGACGGCACTTTGGGCCGCCCGAAATGCGCCAGGATCAGGACGATGGCGCCCTGGTCCGACAGCTCGTTGACGGTGGCGACTGCCGCGCGCAGCCGCGTATCGTCGGTCGGCGACCCTTCGGCCATCGGTACGTTGAGGTCCTCGCGCACCAGCACGCGCTTGCCGTGGATGTCGCCCATGTCGTCGAGGGTCTTGAAATTGCGTGTCATGTCTCGATCCCGATTGCGTCACCGATGCGGAGCTCGCCGCCCTCGATCACTCTGCCCAGTGCCCCGCCCCGCCAGTCCGAAGCGAGCGCCGCCTTCAATCCGGCGGCGATTTCTTCCATCCGGCTGCACGGATCGCATTCCTGTGTGATCTCGATCAGCACCGCGCCGATCCGCAGCCGCGTGCCCGCGAGTTGCGGCAGGTCGAACTGATCGACCAGCAGATTCACCCGGCGCGCCGACCACGGCAGCGTATGACCGATCTCGGCCATCGCCGCATCCCAGTCGCCCGCTTCCATCAGCGACACCTGCCGCTTGCCACGCCCGCCCGGCTTGATCGCCCCACGAAAGTCGCCGTCGAGGCCCCCCTCGACCGTAACGCGCACCGCATCGAGCGTCTCGATCGGCCCGCGCGGCCGGGCATGCCGCGCGATGCCCGCCAGCCGGCCTTGGTTCACCCCAGCTTCGCCATCACGCTGGCGGTATCGACCATGCGGTTCGAAAAGCCCCACTCATTGTCGTACCAGCTGACCACGCGGACCAGCTTGCCGTCGATCACAGCGGTCTCGAGGCTGTCGATCGTCGAGGAAAACGGCGTGTGGACGATATCGATCGAAACCAGCGGCTCGTCGCTGAACTCCAACACGCCCTTCATCGGCCCCTCGGCCGCGTCCCTTAGCAGCTTGTTGACTTCGTCCTTCGTGGTCTCGCGGCCCGGCATGAAGGTCAGGTCGATCAGGCTGCCGTCGGGCACCGGCACGCGCACCGCCGAACCGTCGAGCTTGCCCTTTAGTTCGGGAAGCACTTCGCCGACGGCGCGCGCCGCGCCGGTGGTGGTCGGGATCATCGACATGCTGGCAGCGCGGGCACGGCGCAGATCGGGGTGGATCTGATCGAGGATCTTCTGGTCGTTGGTATAGGCGTGGATCGTCGTCATCAGCCCACGTTCGATGCCGATCGCGTCGTTGAGCACCTTGGCAACCGGCGCGAGGCAGTTGGTCGTGCACGACGCGTTCGAGACGATCACGTGATCGGCCGTCAGCTTGTCGTGATTGACGCCGTAGACGACGGTCAGATCGACGCCCTTGCCCGGCGCCGAGATCAGCACCTTGCGCGCGCCCGCATCGATATGCTTCTGGCATGATGCCTTGTCGGTGAAGAAGCCGGTGCATTCGAGCACCAGCTCGACGCCCTGTTCGCCGTGCGGCAGGTCGGCCGGATCGCGCTCGGCGGTGACGCGAATGCGCTTGCCGTCGATCACCAGGTCGTTGCCCTCCGCCGAAACCGCGCCCGGATAGCGGCCGTGCACCGAATCGCGACTGAACAACCATGCGTTCGACTTGGCGTCGGCGAGGTCGTTGATCGTCACCAGTTCCAGCCCGCAATCGGGCCGCTCGAGGATCGCGCGTGCCACCAGGCGACCGATGCGCCCGAACCCGTTGATCGCAACCTTCGTCATGTACCGTGTCTCCCGATGGAAATTCCGTGTCGCGCCCTAGTTCGCGAGCGAAGCCTTGACCTTCAAGGCGATCGCGTCGGCGGTGAGGCCAAAATGTCGGTAGAGATCCTCGGCCGGTGCCGAGGCGCCGAACCCGTCGATGCCGAAGCGAAGCCCGCCCACCATCGTGTAGCGTTCCCAGCCCATCGTCGTTCCCGCCTCGATCGAAACGCGCAGGATTTGGTCGGGCTGGACGTTCGGCAGCACCTCGTCCCGATAGTCGGCGGGCTGCGCGTCGAAGCGCGACCAGCATGGCATGGACACTACGTCGGCGCCGATGCCGTCTGCCTCGAGCTGCTCGCGTACGCCAGCCGCGATTTCGACTTCCGACCCGCTGGCGATGAGGATGACGCGCCGCGGCGCTTCGGCGGCAATCAGGCGATAGGCGCCCCGCGCGCTCCGGTTCTCGCCGTCCCAGCTCCGCAATTGCGGCAGGTTCTGGCGGGTCAGGGCAAGCAGTGAAGGCCCGTCGCTCCGGCCCACCGCCAGCGCCCATGCCTCGGCGGTCTCGACGATGTCGCACGGGCGATAGACGTCGAGATTGGGGATCACGCGCAGCGACATCAGATGCTCGATCGGCTGATGCGTCGGTCCGTCTTCGCCGAGTCCGATCGAATCGTGCGTCATGACATAGATGGCGCGCGCCTGCTGCAGCGCCGACAGCCGGATCGCCGGGCGCGCATAGTCCGCGAACACCAGGAACGTCCCGCCATAGGGGATGACCCCGCCGTGCAGTGCCATCCCGTTCATCGCCGCCGACATGCCGAACTCGCGGATGCCGTAATAGATATAGCGCCCGGCATAGTCGTCGCGCGTGAGCGGTGCCTGCGCCTTGGCCTTGGTGTTGTTCGACCCGGTCAGGTCGGCCGATCCGCCGAGCATCTCCGGAACCGCATCGGCGAGCAGGTTGAGCACGATTTCCGACGCCTTGCGCGTCGCTACCTTTTGCGGCTCGTCGAACTTGCCCGCGAATATGCTGGCGAGGTCGGGCAGATCGCCCGACATGCGGCGCTCGAACTCCGCCCGCTGTCCGTGATCGGCAAGCCGTCGCACCCAGTCTGCGTTGACAGCGGCGCCGCGGCGTCCTGCTTCCGCCCAGCGCTCGGCGACCGGCTCGGGAATGACGAACGGCTCGTGCGTCCATCCCATCGCCTCGCGCGTCTTGGCGACGATGTCGGCCCCCAGCGCCGCGCCGTGGACGGCGCTGGTGCCTTCCTTGCCCGGCGCGCCCTTGCCAATGATCGTGCGACACGCGATCAGCGACGGGCGCGGATCGGCGAGAGCCTCCTCGATCGCGCGTGCGATGTCGTCGGTGTCATGCCCGTCGCATGCCACCACATGCCAGCCGCTGGCACGATAGCGTGCCGGAATGTCCTCGCTCGACGACAGCGATACCGCGCCGTCGATGGTGATGCGGTTGTCGTCCCACAGCACGTTGAGCCGCCCCAGCTTCAGATGCCCGGCGAGCCCCACCGCCTCGTGGTTGATGCCTTCCATCAGGCAGCCGTCGCCGGCAACCACCCAAGTACGATGGTCGACAAGGTCGTCGCCGAACCCTGCGTTGAGATGCCGTTCCGCGACCGCCATGCCGACCGCCATCGCAAACCCCTGCCCCAGCGGACCGGTGGTGCACTCAATGCCGGGCAGCTCGAAATTCTCGGGGTGGCCTGCGCACGGGCTGCCGAGCTTGCGGAAGTTGCGGATGTCGTCGAGCGTCGGCCGCGCGAACCCGGTGAGGTGCAGCAAGCTGTAGATCAGCATCGATCCGTGCCCCGCCGACAGGATGAAACGATCGCGATCGGGCCAGTGCGGATCGGCGGCGTCGTATTTCAAGTAGCGGGTCCACAGCACCGTCGCGACATCGGCCATTCCCATCGGCATGCCCGGGTGACCCGAATTGGCCGCTTCGACGGCGTCCATCGACAGCGCGCGGATCGCGTTGGCGAGATCGAGGTCGGTGGCGGCCATGAGCATCCCTTGGATCGGGCCGGTGCGCAGCAGCAGCGCTCGCAAACCGGGAGATTCGACGATGGCCACGCCTTTGCGGCGACGGCCCGGGTTCGTCAACCGGCGAGCCGCCTTGCCGCGCCCCGACGAGTTGCTAAACCATCTGGATGACACAGCAACTCGAACACCCCGCCGTGCAGCGCATCGAAAAGGCCGTCGCGCGGATCGAAAAGGCTGCCGGCGCCCGCGCCTATTCGGCCGACATGCTGGCGCGCCGCCACGCCGCGCTACGCGAACGCATGGAGCAGGCTGTCGAGGCGCTCGACGCGCTGATCGCACGCGAAGAGGCCGCCCCGGCCGAAACGAAGGCGGATTGAGATGGCGCAGGTAACGATCGAAGTCGCCGGCCGCTCGCACACCATCGCATGCCGCGACGGCGACGAATCCCATCTTCGCGCGCTGGCTGCGACGCTCGACGCGCACGCCGACACCGCGCTCAAGGCGTCGGGCGGGCTGAGCGGCGAGCGGACCCTGCTCT
Coding sequences:
- the efp gene encoding elongation factor P, which gives rise to MKISGVDIRPGNIIEYEGGIWRAVKIQHTQPGKGGAYMQVEMKNLIDGRKNNVRFRSAESVERVRLDTKDFQYLFADGDTLTFMDKDNYEQITLDKGVLGDAAEFLQDGMDVVMELYDERPISVQLPDTIEAMITEADAVVKGQTASSSYKPAILENGVRVMVPPHIGAGTRIVVDVYERTYVKRAD
- a CDS encoding M23 family metallopeptidase, which codes for MTRLGWAILALIVLGIAIFGSMLRFGGPDTRAMRAPSVSAPQPDGARGGSLPVIYSGKLAIPVLGVRAETLSPNYGDARDDGARAHTGLDVMAAGWTPVVAAAAGTVEKLFYSDGGGGITAYVRSPDKRWSYYYAHLAGYAPGLAEGQPVAPGTPIGFVGDTGNAGAGNYHLHFGVSRMRPDENWSGGQPIDPYPLLAGGAPRR
- a CDS encoding L,D-transpeptidase family protein, encoding MFDRVLIGTAGVATAAAAAMVFAVPDRGEAADTTSATVSAPAQTKIAKTVIDRSVLHVQVILDHLGFGPGVLDGREGQSLTAALRGFQTSRNLPVTGKMDQATLRALHPFAKLRPTRTLTLTPGALAGPYNPELPSDLNEQAELDHISYRSPMEKLAEMFHTKPSVLLELNSAATPLKPGTKIVFPNALPTSRDYDSKLPEDWRATLRTLNVDATQPSGDRVVVDESEGVLKVLDGDRLVAQFSATMGSSEFPLPIGEWTIKGSSYNPTYAYTPSLLSTSKPGAKKAQLPAGPNGPVGVVWMDLSKEHYGIHGTPEPEKIGRTESNGCIRLTNWDAARLSLMIKPGTKAVFQR
- the thiE gene encoding thiamine phosphate synthase codes for the protein MTQLEQDPLGPLAPDFAEQFRRDDRRPPCQLYLISPLDVSGGFADRLIRALDAGPVAAFQFRVKGIDQHKAAALAEPLQRICADAEVAFIVNDDVALAKRLGADGVHLGQSDGDPRDARAALGPTAQIGVTCHDSRHLAMEAGEAGADYVAFGAFYPTTTKDVRHVPDPVILSWWATMFEIPAVAIGGITPDNARPLVEAGADFIAVCNAVWGGDEADAVRRFGEAIAR
- a CDS encoding fructose bisphosphate aldolase, with protein sequence MTDRIAHGQGFIAALDQSGGSTPKALTGYGVEQAAWTSDEEMFALIHAMRSRIITSPCFGGGKVIGAILFERTMDGEIGGIPVPEALIARGVVPFLKIDKGLEPERDGVQVMKPIRDLEALLTRAKALGVFGTKARSVIHLADPDGIAAIVDQQMAVAQQVLAGGLVPILEPEVNVRSAERGEADRLLRDALLNALDAMQGGARVMLKLSLPETANLFKPLVDHPRVLRVVALSGGFSRREACAELARNDGIIASFSRALLEDLRDGMSDDAFDAALGEAIDDIHAASTAAAKAG
- a CDS encoding phosphoglycerate kinase; the protein is MTRNFKTLDDMGDIHGKRVLVREDLNVPMAEGSPTDDTRLRAAVATVNELSDQGAIVLILAHFGRPKVPSPEYSTSLITRPLSEVLGRQVRYIDWESDTEAIALMSPGDIGLLENTRFFGGEERNDPEVAARFAALGDLYVNDAFSAAHRAHASTEGLAHRLPAFAGRQMQAELDALDKALGNPEHPVAAVVGGAKVSTKLDVLRHLVGQVDHLIIGGGMANTFLAARGVDVGKSLCEHDLTDTAEAIFEAADKAGCTIHLPYDVVVAKEFAANPPSLRTCNVHEVAADEMILDIGPAATEALADVLKNCRTLVWNGPLGAFETSPFDTATMALARTAAALTREGSLVSVAGGGDTVAALNQAGVAGEMTFVSTAGGAFLEWMEGKDLPGVAALRRDRE
- a CDS encoding MOSC domain-containing protein, yielding MNQGRLAGIARHARPRGPIETLDAVRVTVEGGLDGDFRGAIKPGGRGKRQVSLMEAGDWDAAMAEIGHTLPWSARRVNLLVDQFDLPQLAGTRLRIGAVLIEITQECDPCSRMEEIAAGLKAALASDWRGGALGRVIEGGELRIGDAIGIET
- the gap gene encoding type I glyceraldehyde-3-phosphate dehydrogenase — protein: MTKVAINGFGRIGRLVARAILERPDCGLELVTINDLADAKSNAWLFSRDSVHGRYPGAVSAEGNDLVIDGKRIRVTAERDPADLPHGEQGVELVLECTGFFTDKASCQKHIDAGARKVLISAPGKGVDLTVVYGVNHDKLTADHVIVSNASCTTNCLAPVAKVLNDAIGIERGLMTTIHAYTNDQKILDQIHPDLRRARAASMSMIPTTTGAARAVGEVLPELKGKLDGSAVRVPVPDGSLIDLTFMPGRETTKDEVNKLLRDAAEGPMKGVLEFSDEPLVSIDIVHTPFSSTIDSLETAVIDGKLVRVVSWYDNEWGFSNRMVDTASVMAKLG
- the tkt gene encoding transketolase → MAATDLDLANAIRALSMDAVEAANSGHPGMPMGMADVATVLWTRYLKYDAADPHWPDRDRFILSAGHGSMLIYSLLHLTGFARPTLDDIRNFRKLGSPCAGHPENFELPGIECTTGPLGQGFAMAVGMAVAERHLNAGFGDDLVDHRTWVVAGDGCLMEGINHEAVGLAGHLKLGRLNVLWDDNRITIDGAVSLSSSEDIPARYRASGWHVVACDGHDTDDIARAIEEALADPRPSLIACRTIIGKGAPGKEGTSAVHGAALGADIVAKTREAMGWTHEPFVIPEPVAERWAEAGRRGAAVNADWVRRLADHGQRAEFERRMSGDLPDLASIFAGKFDEPQKVATRKASEIVLNLLADAVPEMLGGSADLTGSNNTKAKAQAPLTRDDYAGRYIYYGIREFGMSAAMNGMALHGGVIPYGGTFLVFADYARPAIRLSALQQARAIYVMTHDSIGLGEDGPTHQPIEHLMSLRVIPNLDVYRPCDIVETAEAWALAVGRSDGPSLLALTRQNLPQLRSWDGENRSARGAYRLIAAEAPRRVILIASGSEVEIAAGVREQLEADGIGADVVSMPCWSRFDAQPADYRDEVLPNVQPDQILRVSIEAGTTMGWERYTMVGGLRFGIDGFGASAPAEDLYRHFGLTADAIALKVKASLAN
- a CDS encoding cell division protein ZapA produces the protein MAQVTIEVAGRSHTIACRDGDESHLRALAATLDAHADTALKASGGLSGERTLLYIALILADQVAEAERSPPTGIPPMLLDRIADRLEAVAAALEETPQPS